Part of the Zingiber officinale cultivar Zhangliang chromosome 8A, Zo_v1.1, whole genome shotgun sequence genome, CTGAATGTATTTTTATGAAACTTGTGTTAAAAAAATCTGAAAGATTTTCTAACAAACTTTATATTGGTTAAGATGTAATTCATCTTCCATTGGATTTAGGATTAAAACTTAGGATTATGAATTATGAACACAATATATGTGAAAGAGTTTGAAGAAAATATTATCTAAGAGGCTCATGTTAATATTTCAACTTTTTGCtagttttttaattaatattaattatattttatgattttatgtATATGAATTGTGTCCCTAATTAAAATCTATGGTCTAATTTAAATCacatatctttatttttttaaaatttaatatggttatgtataatttccatttaatatatttttttttggccAACCCACATTCTCAAATTAGAGAAAAAACAACTTTGGGATTTCATTACTACTTTTAAAATCAAAACCTTAAACTTTGCGTTCACGATAATTCAAGCTTTTTGTTCAATTTTTTCATTTCACACAAacctttcaaaaactttaaatttgGAGCTGcatctttcccttttttttccttGACCATGTCATCACTCATCAACACCATGTGTCGACGTTATTTCAACTATCTAAAATtaatagtcatccgtgatttatcttTTCTGTATTAATTTAAGAACGAACTGACAAAGATATTATAGGTGAATCATCTTTTTACCACCATATATTGATGTTCTTATCAATCGGAATCTGAACCCTTAATTTTGATTACTTTTAcaattaaaaaacattttaaaaaaacgAAAGAAGGGAAATGGACTTTGATAGGGCAAAATGAATCGTCTCTTTGTTGCACTTTTTTACAtcattatatattaattaatttaatccatcCAAAACTTTAATTGttaacaaatttcaaaactcTTTGCAATATGAGAGTAAATTGTATTAATTACTTTTGACTGAATTAAATTGGCcagcaaaattttaattgattgatgTAAAAGTTTAAGCTAAATTTATATATGACTAATTCTTTTTGtgtagttttttttataatttaaatgttCGAGTTTTGCACGATTAGTTGCAGAGATAGACGACCTTTTGTATGATTCACGCACAACCTATCCTTTTGTTTTTTAATCCCTCATGTTATAAACTTCTCAATcatgtaatataatatataaatatacataaatttatattttaatctataaattaGACTTAATAAGGATCTATCATGTCCATGTAATTGTACAACCAAGGACGAGAATATACCAGGTCCATGCAGTAGTGCAATCAGGGATGATGGAGCTAAGAATTTCATATCAAGAGGTAAAATATATATGTTTACATGGAGGGGAAGCGACCATTGAACCATGTCGTTTCCTCCCATTCACCTCTTTCACTCCCTATTCATATACCTCATatattttttatacttaaaaattgAGGGAGACGGCCGCCACCATCGTCCCTCCTTTGGTTCTATCTTTGAGTGCAATTCCAACAGCAAGTTATTGTAATTGACTctctttataaaaaattaatttaattttttatatcaaatattaaattgataagaacaaatattacaATTGATATTAGCTAAAAGGCCAAGAAAAGCATATTTTCTAATGTTATTGATCTaaggtatttatagaagtttATCTATTCATGGTGTTATTAATCCTATAATATAGGATTAAAGAGAATCATGATATTACAtactttttatataaaaaagaaTATTAACGTAATTTTATTTTGGACAGTTAATTAGTAAAGAGTTTAGATTGTTCAGATTCATAAAATAATAAGATAATGTATTTAGAAACATGTAAACCACGAAACATGCAAGTCCCATTTGATATGAATTCAAACTCTTTCGATTATCAAATTTAGTTAGGGGTGTAATCTAGCTGAGTCAAGTCGAACTCTTGAattttgagtttgacttgtttataatcgagccgagctcgaactttatttaacgaatatgtTCATAATTCACGAACTTATTCAAACTTTTATTGAGTCTAAACgatcttaataaatataaattataaatttagaaatttattaaaaactaaattatatatttaagaaaattttaatatttttattaaaatttataattttattataataaataaatttaatatatttatctatatatttTATACGgagagtataaaatctataaattcaatatcaaagttgattcataagtttaacaaacatgttcacgagctaatgagctgaatattgtgaagcttgaacttggtttgtttatcttaacaagtcttattaaacgagctcaaacgaacttttatcgaatcaaaTTTTGAATAGTTCATGAACGACTTAATTCATTTACACCCTATGTATAATCCTTTTAGAGCTTAAAACTACGACCAAAGAGCATGAacatattttattcattaatcATGGATTCGACTTCAAAATTGCATATCCAAAGCTTTGAGTAGCAATCGATTCAACACTTTGATTCTGACAAGCAAAGATTAATAGTAAGTAATTCGTCATGCAAACAAATGAGGCGATATGAGTTGCTCGAAGGAGTGCTTCAGGCAACGCACTTGGCCAAAGTGAGACATTTAGATATTAGAAAATCACAAgtgtataaaggaaaaattatgatcaattaattaattttcaattccAAAGTCAAACTTATTGAACAATTTGCATTGGAAGGGTAATAATAGATTACACAAAGTAAAACTTGTTCATGTAATCTCAAATTAATTGTGTAATAAATAGCTTACATGGCCTCacttaatctaaaattaaatccATCTTTTGATTAATTAGCTTTCATAATAATCTAACAATGCGAGACAACTCCTAAAAGAGTAAAAAGTAGTTCGGGACACGAAACTCATGTCAATACGAGTCAGTCTTACGTTACATTGTAAGAAGCTATTTTCATAACTTGAACCTGTGACCTCAAGTTCACACCGCAACTTTAACAATGCCAGACAATTCCTGACTTGAAATTTTcaaatgaaaaaagaaaacaCCCCTCCAAAACAAGTGAAAACAATAACTACTTCAGCTTGGACTTGGCAGAGCTCTTGAGTGGCTTAGCCGTGGGTGCAACCTGAGCTCTCTTTACTGCCTTACTCGCGTTTGTCTTGATCGATGAGAAAGCGCAAACGAGCGCTATCAGAATCGTAGGGTAGACATAAACAGCTTGTGCCGGATCTGTATTTGCTGGCTTTCCAAGGACCCCTTCTTTGACGAGGCCCCAAACAATCAGTAGTGTCCCGAACAGGGTCATCCTTCCGGGGCTTATGAGACCGACGAGTGCCCCTGCAACGGAGAAGTAGCTACCCGCAAGAACCTACAAGAGATCAGCTATTAGTTTTAGGGAAATCAAATGGAGAAATGTATCGTCAGCAATTTGTGTGTTTGAATGAACCTCTAGACGCTGGAGATCAACAACCGGCGAAGCATTTTTTGCTTCTGTCAGGTTGTACGC contains:
- the LOC122008399 gene encoding uncharacterized protein LOC122008399 → MVSSSSSPPSKNRWIGGNVSRIASRVYFVLIIFQIPIFRIPCRSGLCTTPIQVTSSQLIANEIFPAPVVKALLYPGAVVRSLAANKTLPNWGSLLDAYNLTEAKNASPVVDLQRLEVLAGSYFSVAGALVGLISPGRMTLFGTLLIVWGLVKEGVLGKPANTDPAQAVYVYPTILIALVCAFSSIKTNASKAVKRAQVAPTAKPLKSSAKSKLK